In Myxococcales bacterium, the following proteins share a genomic window:
- a CDS encoding ATP-binding protein, translating into MPSLVPRPTLLSAVRRSLRQSPVTLLLGPRQCGKTTLAREIAASTKSTYFDLEDPETPLRADVAKQVLGPLRGLVIIDEAQRQPGLFELLRVLADRRPLRSRFLVLGSASPTLVRGASESLAGRVVTHEMAGLDVTEVDARGHGALWLRGGFPRSLLARSETASFAWRAAFASTFVERDVPLLGLRVPPHALRRFWTMLAHYHGQTLNAAELARAMGAGEKAVRNYLDILTGGFMVRQLQPWFENVGKRLVKAPKIYVRDSGLLHYLLGIRSRLDLFAHPRLGASFEGFALEQIINRLAAERDAHFYRTHAGAELDLFLIRGRRRLGFELKHADAPTVTKSMRVALEDLRLDHLWVVHPGQRSYDLDDRISALALCDLDALARRSDLAAH; encoded by the coding sequence GTGCCCAGCCTTGTCCCGCGCCCGACTCTGCTCTCCGCAGTCCGACGCTCGTTGCGCCAGTCACCCGTCACGCTCCTGCTCGGCCCCCGCCAGTGCGGCAAGACGACCTTGGCTCGGGAGATCGCGGCGTCGACCAAGAGCACCTATTTCGACCTGGAAGACCCGGAGACTCCCCTGCGCGCCGATGTCGCCAAGCAGGTCCTCGGGCCGCTGCGAGGCCTGGTCATCATCGACGAAGCTCAGCGGCAACCCGGACTGTTCGAGCTCTTACGCGTGCTCGCTGACCGGCGTCCTTTGCGTTCCAGGTTCCTGGTGCTGGGAAGTGCGTCGCCGACGCTCGTGCGTGGTGCGTCGGAGAGCCTGGCAGGGCGAGTCGTGACCCACGAGATGGCGGGCCTCGACGTGACGGAGGTCGACGCGCGAGGGCACGGAGCGCTCTGGCTTCGGGGAGGGTTTCCGCGCTCGTTGCTCGCGCGCTCGGAGACAGCGAGCTTCGCTTGGCGCGCCGCCTTCGCGAGCACGTTCGTGGAGCGTGACGTTCCGCTCCTGGGCCTGCGTGTGCCACCTCACGCGCTGCGCAGATTCTGGACGATGCTGGCCCACTACCACGGGCAGACCCTCAACGCTGCGGAGCTGGCGCGCGCGATGGGCGCTGGCGAGAAGGCCGTACGCAACTACCTCGATATCTTGACCGGCGGCTTCATGGTTCGCCAACTCCAACCGTGGTTCGAAAACGTCGGCAAGCGTCTGGTCAAAGCGCCGAAGATCTACGTGCGCGACTCCGGCCTTCTCCATTACTTGCTCGGGATTCGCAGCCGCCTCGATCTGTTCGCCCACCCCAGACTGGGGGCTTCGTTCGAGGGATTCGCACTCGAACAGATCATCAACCGGCTGGCCGCAGAGCGCGACGCCCACTTCTATCGGACGCATGCGGGCGCGGAGCTCGACTTGTTCTTGATTCGAGGTCGGCGACGCCTGGGCTTCGAGCTGAAACACGCTGATGCCCCGACAGTAACGAAGTCGATGCGCGTAGCGTTGGAGGACCTGCGCTTGGACCACCTCTGGGTCGTCCATCCTGGCCAGCGAAGCTACGACCTCGACGACCGGATTTCGGCGCTGGCACTATGCGACCTGGATGCCCTCGCGAGACGCAGCGACCTGGCGGCTCATTAG
- a CDS encoding DUF559 domain-containing protein, with translation MKLRRQQHLAARAAGMRAAPTESEAALRFARVGLASRCGAIIADFVAPSRWLIIEVDGGAHPERGAADARRDRKLAKRGYLGSGPCRACAGGSGRAGAGTPAPASGAYASPSRRGSGSRVCGPINSPSFARSLCSG, from the coding sequence TTGAAGCTCCGCCGTCAACAGCACCTCGCCGCCCGCGCCGCCGGGATGCGGGCGGCGCCCACCGAGTCCGAGGCCGCTCTGCGCTTCGCGCGCGTCGGCTTGGCGTCGAGGTGCGGCGCCATCATCGCGGACTTCGTGGCACCCTCTCGGTGGCTCATCATCGAAGTGGACGGTGGCGCTCACCCGGAACGCGGTGCGGCGGATGCCCGGCGCGACCGCAAGCTCGCGAAGCGCGGCTATCTTGGAAGCGGGCCTTGTCGAGCGTGCGCTGGCGGAAGCGGTCGCGCGGGTGCGGGCACACCGGCTCCGGCGTCGGGCGCCTACGCTTCGCCGTCGCGCCGCGGGAGTGGTTCCAGAGTCTGCGGCCCCATCAACTCGCCCAGCTTCGCACGATCGCTTTGCTCGGGCTAG
- a CDS encoding nucleotidyltransferase produces MLLLVHRPSKIEVDLSFGMLPFESELVHRARATEVGKVRFPLATPEDVIVMKALALRPRDVGDIEGILESNVDLDLARIRATLAQLSAALESDDHVSRLDEILRAVRR; encoded by the coding sequence GTGCTGCTCCTGGTTCACCGCCCATCGAAGATCGAGGTCGATCTGAGCTTCGGGATGCTGCCCTTCGAGTCGGAGCTGGTGCACCGCGCTCGGGCGACCGAGGTGGGCAAGGTCCGCTTTCCGCTGGCCACGCCCGAGGACGTCATCGTGATGAAGGCGCTCGCGCTCCGACCCCGAGATGTGGGCGACATCGAGGGCATCCTCGAATCGAACGTGGATCTCGACCTCGCGCGCATCCGTGCAACGCTGGCGCAGCTGAGCGCGGCGCTCGAATCAGACGACCACGTCTCTCGTTTGGACGAGATCCTCCGCGCCGTGCGCCGCTGA
- a CDS encoding transposase encodes MGSRLALIRWGRPLPPSVYVHADGDPRAPLEFRELDAPTHADVAQVAAHCGPHREHPQSARAELDPELGERELPELCFDEPGLAACYAAAAQGIGVSGERAGKPLLRLVVPAELPERSRAADATDAPIAEVRGINLHAAQVIDGRDRRRVERLAKYITRPPIAQDRLERRQDGRLELIFKKGGGRHPRAGARAPRPDCAVGGGRAASTLSHAPAFRGALEPLHRAGPSSCPSRPWMRPVTSHLRLEAISLELLGEKDDAPVGRKR; translated from the coding sequence ATGGGCTCACGCTTGGCGCTCATCCGCTGGGGCCGTCCACTGCCGCCCTCCGTGTACGTGCACGCGGACGGCGACCCGCGCGCGCCGCTCGAGTTCCGGGAGCTCGACGCGCCCACGCACGCGGACGTGGCGCAGGTCGCAGCGCACTGCGGCCCGCATCGAGAGCATCCTCAAAGCGCACGGGCGGAGCTCGACCCCGAGCTCGGTGAGCGGGAGCTGCCGGAGCTCTGCTTTGACGAGCCGGGGCTGGCTGCGTGTTACGCGGCGGCAGCTCAGGGCATTGGCGTGAGCGGTGAGCGTGCAGGCAAGCCGCTCTTGCGGTTGGTCGTGCCGGCGGAGTTGCCCGAGCGCTCGCGTGCCGCGGACGCGACGGATGCGCCCATCGCGGAGGTGCGCGGCATCAACTTGCATGCGGCGCAGGTCATCGACGGCCGAGATCGGCGACGAGTGGAGCGGCTCGCTAAATACATCACGCGCCCTCCGATCGCGCAGGACCGCCTCGAGCGCCGGCAGGACGGCAGGCTCGAGCTCATCTTCAAGAAGGGTGGGGGACGGCACCCGCGCGCTGGTGCTCGAGCCCCACGACCTGATTGCGCGGTTGGTGGCGGCCGTGCCGCCTCCACGCTTTCACATGCTCCGGCATTTCGGGGTGCTCTCGAGCCACTTCATCGCGCCGGGCCCTCGTCGTGCCCAAGCCGCCCGTGGATGCGGCCTGTCACAAGCCACCTCCGGCTCGAGGCGATCAGCCTCGAGCTGCTCGGCGAGAAGGACGATGCGCCGGTCGGGCGGAAGCGATAA